In Thermoplasmata archaeon, the genomic stretch AACTCGCGGTCGAGGTCAGGGGAGGTCAGGGATGCGAGGAACCTATCGAGGATCCCAGCGACTTCGGTAGCGAGCACTTTGCACTCGGGGAGCGTCCAGCCCGCTCTCTTGCTTTCCGGTTCGTTGCCATCAGCGTATGCGTAAACGACCCAGCTCTTGTACACATCCAATGCGTGACCGAAAATGTCCAGAATGGACGGGAAGCTCGCTCCGCGATCCTTCTGCAACGCATCCGACGGTAATCGCGAGAAGGTCTCCAGGTACACCTGCCGGGCGTCCGCAATGTATCGAAAGAATCGTCGAAGTGTGGTGAGTTCAGGGTCAGGGGGTCCGGCATGCTCGCTCATCGAGCTCGCAGAGCAACTGGTTTCCTGCTTAGCAGTTTCGGAGGCGGCGGCTGGCCGGGCCTGCCGCAGACTGGTTTCAAGATGAAGCGTGCGCACACCTGATGGCCCGAGCATCTCACCTGGATTCGACGGTCGTCGGAGGTCACTCCTCCGAGCATTCCCCTGGCGCTTGGACGAAGAATGCTACCGGCGGCTGGAGGTCCTAGGACGCAGCGCCCGGTAGCTCCGCTCGAGGGCGTTTCCGAGGTTGCGCCACATGATCTGGAGCTCTCTCTCGAGAACGGTCTTCGGCGGGTTCGTTACGCCCAGAGAGGTCGCGCGTCGCTCACCGCGCATGGTGAACTCCGTCCGCCCATCGGGCAACTGGCGTAGGCAATGCTCTAGGTTCCATGTCCGGTAGTTACCAATAGCCGTCGCGCGCCATCGGTCCGGCGGTTGAAAGGTGACCGTCTGACGGCTCCACATCCATCCGTGGGGGGTCTCGTTCAGGTCCTCATAGAGCGCGCTACGCGAGGTCTTCTTGATGATCTGACGGGAGCCGGGGTCGCCCTGGAGTCTACGATCTGCGTTGGTGTAATCGGTGCACCACGCATAGACGAAGGGAAGCGGGGCACGGAAAACTCGCCTAATCTTGTAAATCGAAACCGAGTTGGTCATCGACCCCTGGAGCTCCCGCCGAGCTTCACTACGAATCCCCAGTCATTTAGCGTGAACGGGGGCCGTCCTTGGACCCGGAGCGAAGCGAGGAGGGCGCGTATGTGATCGCGCATCACATTCGAGAAGCGTCGAGCACACTAGTCGGTGCGGTTCGTGATGATGAACTCGTTTCCGTCAGGGTCGGCAACAACGCCTAGAACGAAGGAGGCGTGCGGGAGCTGGACAAGTCTCGCCTCGTTCGCAACCGTTCCGCCGCGACGCAGGATCTCCGCGCACGCCGCAGCCGGGTCAGGATGTCGAAACATGATGCCCGAAACGGTTCCGGGTTGTCGTCCTCCCTCATCGGATCCCTGGACATGCATCTTCAGGATGGTTGAGGTCCCCGGGAGAGCGAAGCTGGCCCGGCCTACTTTCTCGTCGAAACCGATCTCCTTCAATTCTAGAACATCTCGATAGAAGGTTCGTGCCTTTTGAACGTCGCGAATGTGAATCGTCACGGCGTGAAGCCCGGTGATCATCTCGGCCATGACACCTGAAAGGTCCCGGCGAGGTTAAAGTTTCGTTTCTCCCTCTCAAAGAAGCAGGTCGCTACTGACCTGAGATCTCAACTTCTCACACCACACATCCAGGCTAGGGATAGGGCCTCACGCGATGCTGTATCTATGACGCAGTTAATGCAGCCTGCAGACAGTCTGGGGGAAGGTCTGGGATACTTAGATAGCCCCGGTTTGCTTCTCGGATTCGGCGAG encodes the following:
- a CDS encoding VOC family protein gives rise to the protein MAEMITGLHAVTIHIRDVQKARTFYRDVLELKEIGFDEKVGRASFALPGTSTILKMHVQGSDEGGRQPGTVSGIMFRHPDPAAACAEILRRGGTVANEARLVQLPHASFVLGVVADPDGNEFIITNRTD
- a CDS encoding DinB family protein, whose protein sequence is MSEHAGPPDPELTTLRRFFRYIADARQVYLETFSRLPSDALQKDRGASFPSILDIFGHALDVYKSWVVYAYADGNEPESKRAGWTLPECKVLATEVAGILDRFLASLTSPDLDREFTFHWIPGDESTRTSMITRDMLWHLVEEELQHRGEINALLWQMDIDAPTLGWEDWVKTQAKTR